One Methanobacterium sp. genomic region harbors:
- a CDS encoding Ig-like domain-containing protein → MAANKTIKVTFSESIKTGTGWIELKDSNGKAVSFTKSVSGSVLTIKPTSNLTKGTTYTLTIHTGSLKDLSGNPVALCGSTFTTTDGVAPTVKSVDPSSKAVNVAINKTIKVTFSESIKTGTGWIELKDSNGKAVSFTKSVSGSVLTIKPASDLTPGMTYTLTIHTGSLIDLSGTPVALYGSSFTTGSSFTMTQIQNASASVKSYIETNNKLPNYVTIGTSQVTMAQFLQLLATSLLQISNGTNTAISIGNVSSPTNSTGDSIYGNINQTEFLKIAQSIKSFIDSNGIAPNYASSSLGKVPYETLIYMFSKVVNYYGTNKVLPNYVSVDSTVANPGSYSIPSDLQQYLQATTNCQVTNSQIQALAKSITSGKTSTYDKAVAIFNWVRDNIGYSFYYNTKYGAVGVLSSKTANCVDTAHLLIALERAAGIPARYEHVYAKFSSGNWYGHVIAQVWINGKWYNADATSSSNTFGVIKNWNTATATYYGTYATLPF, encoded by the coding sequence GTGGCAGCTAACAAAACAATCAAAGTCACATTCAGCGAATCCATAAAAACAGGTACTGGATGGATAGAACTAAAAGACAGTAATGGAAAAGCAGTATCATTCACCAAATCTGTCAGCGGCAGCGTACTAACAATAAAACCAACCAGTAATCTAACCAAAGGAACAACATACACACTGACCATACACACAGGAAGCCTAAAAGATCTATCAGGTAATCCTGTAGCGCTTTGCGGGAGCACCTTCACAACTACCGATGGTGTTGCACCAACTGTAAAAAGTGTAGACCCTTCTTCTAAAGCTGTTAATGTGGCAATCAACAAAACAATCAAAGTCACATTCAGCGAATCCATAAAAACAGGTACTGGATGGATAGAACTAAAAGACAGTAATGGAAAAGCAGTATCATTCACCAAATCTGTCAGCGGCAGCGTACTAACAATAAAACCAGCCAGCGACCTAACACCTGGAATGACATACACACTGACCATACACACAGGAAGCCTAATCGACTTATCAGGCACACCTGTAGCGCTCTACGGAAGCAGCTTCACAACGGGTTCGTCATTTACTATGACACAAATCCAGAATGCTTCAGCAAGTGTCAAATCATACATCGAAACCAACAACAAGTTACCGAATTATGTAACAATTGGTACAAGTCAGGTTACAATGGCTCAATTCTTACAACTGTTAGCTACAAGTTTACTGCAAATCAGCAATGGAACAAATACGGCCATATCCATAGGAAACGTGAGCAGCCCTACAAATTCGACCGGAGATTCCATATACGGAAATATAAACCAGACAGAATTCCTTAAGATTGCTCAATCAATTAAATCATTTATAGATTCAAATGGCATAGCTCCTAATTATGCATCAAGCTCTTTAGGGAAAGTTCCGTATGAAACTTTAATTTACATGTTTTCCAAAGTAGTCAACTACTACGGTACAAACAAAGTTTTACCAAATTATGTTTCAGTGGATTCCACAGTTGCAAATCCTGGATCTTATTCCATACCTTCAGATTTACAGCAGTACCTTCAAGCAACTACAAACTGCCAGGTAACCAATTCACAAATTCAAGCACTGGCAAAATCAATAACAAGCGGTAAAACTTCTACCTATGACAAAGCAGTGGCAATATTCAACTGGGTAAGAGATAATATTGGTTATTCTTTCTATTACAACACCAAATATGGTGCAGTTGGAGTATTATCTTCAAAAACAGCAAACTGTGTTGATACAGCTCACCTGTTAATCGCTCTTGAAAGAGCTGCAGGAATACCAGCACGATACGAACACGTTTACGCTAAGTTCTCAAGTGGTAACTGGTACGGGCACGTTATTGCACAGGTTTGGATTAACGGTAAATGGTACAATGCAGATGCAACCAGCTCCAGCAACACATTTGGAGTTATAAAAAATTGGAACACTGCAACAGCTACATACTACGGTACATATGCTACACTGCCTTTCTAG
- a CDS encoding cupin domain-containing protein, whose amino-acid sequence MNEKTKEIGSRIFELRDLSEISAEEMAEYLKIDVEKYREYESGALDIPASILYEIAHKLGVDMGLLLTGEETRMHIFTVTRKGKGAAVERRKQYKYENLAEKFIHKKAEPFIVTVDPKDMDKEPSKNSHPGQEFDYVLEGTLKIYIHNNELILEEGDSIFFDSSYEHAMEALNNKTAKFLAIVM is encoded by the coding sequence ATGAACGAAAAAACAAAAGAAATAGGATCACGCATATTTGAACTTAGGGATTTATCAGAAATAAGTGCCGAAGAAATGGCGGAATACCTGAAAATTGATGTTGAAAAATACAGAGAATACGAAAGTGGGGCTTTAGATATTCCTGCAAGTATTCTGTATGAAATAGCACATAAATTAGGTGTTGATATGGGTCTGCTGCTTACTGGTGAAGAAACCAGAATGCACATTTTCACTGTTACAAGGAAAGGTAAAGGAGCGGCAGTAGAGAGGCGTAAACAGTACAAATATGAGAACCTTGCTGAAAAATTTATCCATAAAAAAGCCGAACCATTTATTGTTACTGTCGATCCAAAGGATATGGATAAAGAGCCTTCCAAAAATTCACACCCAGGACAGGAATTTGATTATGTTCTTGAAGGGACTCTTAAGATCTACATTCACAATAATGAGCTCATTCTTGAGGAAGGAGATTCAATATTCTTTGATTCCTCATATGAACATGCTATGGAAGCATTGAACAATAAAACAGCTAAATTTCTTGCTATAGTAATGTAA
- a CDS encoding AMP-binding protein, with protein sequence MSSLLNKFVPKREFESYQDFKENFKIDVPDNFNFAYDIVDEYAENIPDKIAMVWCNDEGDEQVFTFADMKYYSDKAANFFKKCGIKKGDTVMLTLKARYEFWFCIIGLHKIGAIAIPATHMLRAEDIVYRIESAGLKMVVCIAEDGVPEYFDEADDELEDTKVIKVIVGDEDREGWLNFRKELEESPLEFNRPTGDENTTNDDISLIYFSSGTVGLPKMVKHDFTYPLAHIVTAKYWQNVVEDGLHYTVADTGWGKAVWGQLYGQWISGSAVFVYDYERFDAAHMLEKASKYGVTTYCAPPTIYRFMIKEDMSKYDFSTLEYAVTAGEPLNPEVYNKFYEFTGLTLREGFGQTETVVSIANFPWIKPKPGSMGKPSPIYDIMIVDRENKPADIGEEGEIVIRTGDKKPIGLFGGYYRNPQKTEETWYNGCYHTGDTAWMDEDGYLWFVGRTDDIIKSSGYRIGPFEVESAVISHPSVLECAITGFPDPVRGQVVKATIVLTKDYEPSEELKKEIQNHVKKVTAPYKYPRVIEFVDELPKTISGKIRRVEIRNKDHE encoded by the coding sequence ATGTCTTCCTTATTAAACAAATTTGTTCCAAAGAGGGAATTTGAATCTTACCAAGATTTTAAAGAGAATTTTAAGATAGATGTTCCAGATAATTTTAATTTCGCTTACGATATTGTCGATGAATATGCAGAAAACATTCCAGATAAAATTGCAATGGTATGGTGCAACGATGAAGGTGATGAACAGGTTTTCACCTTTGCAGATATGAAATATTACAGTGATAAAGCCGCTAACTTCTTTAAAAAATGTGGAATTAAAAAAGGCGATACTGTAATGCTTACACTTAAAGCGCGCTATGAATTCTGGTTCTGCATTATTGGCCTTCACAAAATAGGCGCAATAGCAATTCCTGCAACACACATGCTAAGAGCTGAAGATATAGTGTACAGAATAGAAAGTGCAGGACTTAAGATGGTAGTCTGTATTGCTGAAGATGGCGTTCCAGAATATTTCGATGAAGCAGATGATGAATTAGAGGATACCAAGGTTATAAAAGTTATAGTCGGGGATGAAGATAGAGAAGGATGGTTAAACTTCAGGAAAGAACTTGAAGAAAGCCCTCTTGAATTTAACCGCCCTACAGGCGATGAGAATACAACAAATGATGATATATCTCTAATTTATTTCTCATCAGGAACTGTAGGTCTTCCAAAAATGGTTAAACATGACTTTACTTACCCTTTGGCCCATATAGTCACTGCAAAATACTGGCAAAATGTAGTGGAAGATGGACTTCATTACACAGTTGCTGATACAGGCTGGGGGAAGGCAGTTTGGGGCCAGTTATATGGACAATGGATATCAGGCAGTGCCGTATTTGTATATGACTATGAACGGTTCGATGCTGCACATATGCTGGAAAAAGCCTCAAAGTATGGAGTTACAACCTACTGCGCTCCACCGACCATTTACAGGTTCATGATAAAGGAAGATATGTCAAAATATGATTTTTCAACCCTGGAATATGCAGTAACAGCAGGAGAACCTTTAAACCCTGAAGTTTACAATAAATTCTATGAATTTACGGGTTTAACCTTAAGAGAAGGTTTTGGTCAAACAGAAACCGTTGTGTCTATCGCTAACTTCCCCTGGATTAAACCAAAACCAGGTTCAATGGGAAAACCATCACCAATTTATGATATCATGATTGTGGATAGAGAAAATAAACCCGCAGATATTGGTGAAGAGGGAGAAATTGTCATTCGAACGGGAGATAAAAAGCCAATAGGGCTGTTTGGAGGCTACTACCGCAACCCTCAAAAAACAGAGGAAACTTGGTATAATGGATGTTACCACACAGGCGATACTGCATGGATGGATGAAGACGGCTATCTGTGGTTTGTTGGAAGAACAGATGATATAATTAAAAGTTCAGGTTACCGAATTGGCCCATTTGAAGTGGAAAGTGCAGTTATATCACACCCTTCTGTGTTAGAATGTGCCATAACTGGATTCCCTGACCCAGTAAGAGGACAGGTAGTAAAAGCAACCATCGTTCTTACAAAAGATTATGAACCTTCAGAAGAATTAAAAAAAGAGATTCAAAATCATGTTAAGAAAGTAACAGCACCGTATAAATATCCCCGTGTTATTGAATTTGTGGATGAACTCCCTAAAACAATAAGCGGGAAGATAAGAAGGGTTGAAATACGAAACAAAGATCATGAATAA
- a CDS encoding 4Fe-4S dicluster domain-containing protein, with amino-acid sequence MSKSRKEPYPVINTLECKACERCILACKTSALKMSDEVNKRGYRYAVYEGEGCTGCGDCYYTCPEPLAIEIHIPKKTEKKED; translated from the coding sequence ATGTCTAAATCAAGAAAAGAACCTTACCCTGTAATCAACACTTTAGAATGTAAAGCATGCGAGAGATGTATTTTAGCATGCAAAACAAGTGCTCTAAAGATGAGTGATGAGGTAAATAAAAGAGGATACAGATACGCAGTTTATGAAGGCGAAGGATGTACAGGATGTGGAGATTGTTATTATACATGCCCCGAGCCATTAGCTATTGAAATTCATATTCCAAAGAAAACTGAAAAGAAGGAGGATTAA